gcagccactacagaagtaatattgtaatgcccatccaaatccgaaattacaagtattccgagtttccacttgtttgtcgttcatttcctgtgtttaagatagaaacgtccattaattgattaatgtctgctatgaacttaattaattaacatattattaactcaaAGAATGGACTTAGGAAGAAATGtttcactactagaaaattggcttgTAATGACACTTAAAATTGTCACTAGAAAATTACTGTGCTGACACTTCATCTATAATGGCACTTATGCAAGTGCAGCACCGGGTACCTGTAGTAAGAggtagtgtgtagatagtacatctatgatgacactttttatgttgaagtgcagtaacaatatattataaagtgcagtgaaaagctagtgtgtagatagtacatctatgctggcactttttataaagtgtgataaaaaaaagtgtagtgagaagcaatttttctagtagtgtttatttattattaatagattcatcaaactccaactagctaggttccgaataataaaaccttgtttcgagctcctcttgtgaacgttatcaaacgagactcacctcgcgtacgattcaatataatatcAATCCTaacaccgctagatattaatcactactacccaatataccaggattcttgggttgtgaaaaatccgcaccatttggtaagtcaaagtagtgcataatcaataccgtatgctcaatgctaacgtacattgattaagaaattaattatcaagacctcgtcctTCATTAGATAgtataaagactcgtcttgctgttagatctaattcagtgctataccacaccaatgccatcttatttcagtaaggcttagaaatatgcggactgacattgcaacatttcacgataggtagtctaggcctatctaggttgtgaaattcttatttttctttgttcagaactgaccgtgttaccttaaagtggacgacacccacaaccggtctactataacaaagacttagactttgttacgttgcttatacatttaaatatgcaataaacattcattaaatgtaaaatataacaacattatgacaaaaataatctgttgtatctattgaaaaataaaatatggagtTTTACAGTCTCCATTCACTTGAAAGGTGATAtgtagtatacaaactctaacaattcGGACATAAAGAGAATGACAAGAGGTTTTCAAGAAAAGCTAGGTGAAGGAGGCTATGGTTGCGTTTTCAAAGGAAAGCTTCAAAGTGGGCATCATGTAGCAGTCAAAATGCTAGGGAAATCAGGTGGAAATGGGCAAGACTTTATGAATGAAATAGCAACTATTGGAATAATACACCATGTCAATGTGCTGCAACTAGTTGGCTACTATTGTGCACAAGGCTCCAAGCGTGCCCTCGTCTTTGATTCATGACCAATGGTTCTCTTAAAAATACCTCTTCAATAGAGAAAGAATGAATTACTTAAATTGTTGTTGGAATAGCTCGAGGAATTGAGTATTTGCATCGAGGGTGTGACATCCAGATTCTTCATTTTGATATCAAGCCACATAACACTCCTTGACGATAACTTCATCCCCAAAATATCCGATTTTTGGCTAGCCAAATTATGCTCCatagagaaggagaaggaggtAGTTACGCTAACGGCCGCTAGAGGAACTATAAGGGTATGTTACTCCAGAACTCATCAACGGAGGTATAGGTGGAGTTTCTTCAAAGGCGAATGTGTATAGTTTCAGGATGCTACTAATGGAAATGGTGGGCCTAAACAAAGTGCTGAAGGAAAACAAAGATGATTCTACAAAGTATTTCCCCAATTGGATATATGACCACATTAAGCAAGGTAGAGAGATTGAAATTGAAAATGCGGATGAAAATGGTAATGATGAGAATGAGAGGGTTCGGAAGATAACAATAGTTGTGTTATGGTGCATACAAATGAGTCCAGGTGATCGTCCATCAATGAATCAAGTTTTGCAAATGTTAGAAGGTGATGTGGAACATCTGCTGATTCTGGAGGTTCCATCAACACAATCAACCGAACTTGCAGGAAATGGGGAAGATAGTTGGCTCACAGATGCAACTGATTCTGTATCTTTGCTCCATCATAACAATGCAAACACCTTTGAAATTACTATTGTATAAACCTCAGAACCTTTACTAACCAATCTTCCTACCTCCTTCCATCTCTTTTGCATGTAGTTATGTACtagaatgaaagaaaattaAGTGATATCAAGTAGAATCTAATGAGAAGTTGTGTTTTTTATTCCTGGTAATTAGATGTAATCAATAAATAATTTCTCAGAGCAGCAGCCATTGCAGATGTTTGAGCAGAAACATGCATCAAAAGCAATAAATAAGAAACATGCATAAAAGTTTGCATCATTAAAGCAACAAGTCCAGCAACAAGAGGAATGAACACAGCGAAGCTGTTCAAAATATCCATCGCTCCGTATAACTAAGTTTTCATCATTATATTCAAAATATCCATTAGATAGTTTTATTGAAATTTCATTTTTGATATCGTTTTTGTCCCAACAAATTAAATGGGAGTGGTTGAGTCTTCCAACCACAACACTTATGACACCTTTGACTTAGtcttttctaaatttttttgtGAATAAAGAAATAGTGACATTCAAAACTAGGTGTGCTGTGGTGCTCATAACCACTCAAGTAAATAGTGGCTCATGGTTTTGGGACCTCATAAGTCGATTGTTACTTAAGAATACTCAGCAATAGTAGTGCTTTAAAGACTTTATACATGACAGTCCACCCAAATCATATCTACATATCCTCCAACTGTATGAATCATATGCTGCTGTTGTGTCTTGTTTTGTTAAACATCTAGCTAGCATTGATTAATTCCATGAGAGCCATGATATCAAGTGATCAAAGCCTCATCACTTCATCTCTCTTGATGATCATTCTTTCACTCCATTGTTTGTTTGAATCTTGTGATTCCATATGCAGCAGTCCTTCTTCGTGCGGCATCATTCCCAGCATCAGCTCCCCTTTCCGCCTCAAGGGCGACCCCAAGACGTGCGGTGATCCAATATTTGAATTATCATGTGAAAATAATGTCACCTCCATCTCCCTTAACTCTCACAAATACTATGTCAAAGCAATCAACTACGACAACTCCATCATGAGGCTGGTTGATGCTTCCATAAACAACAACGACATCTGCTCCTTTCCCACCTATGCCTCTTCTGCCTATGACTTCACCTTTGATAATCCTAATCGTCTTCCCTACCTATTCCCCATTAATCCCTTGCCTATAAACTTTATAAGTTGCCCCAATCCATTGACCAATTCATCCATTTTTACTGATATAACTACTCCTTGTGCCTCTAACTCATCCCAACATCACAGATATGCTTATATCAAAGTCGGCAATATGATGACCTCAGAGATTCCATACACTTGTAGATTAGACTCCATAGCGATGACATCCTGGCATAAATTTAAGAATGTTTCTCTTTCAGAAATCCATGAATCCCTCTTGTATGGATTTGAACTCACCGTCTGCCCCAGGTGTGGAACGTCCGGAGTCTCATTATTTCGGGGTAAGCATATATTTTAGAAAATGGTGGTGatcactactactactactactactactactactactactcatGTCTTGTATGCATATCAATCATATCTGCAGGGCTTCTCCCAATGCTTGTGGTCATTCTATCATGTAAGCTCTTCTTCATTTTAGATGTATTCTTCTGATATGAAACAAGTAGTAATTATTTTGGGAAAGAACATAAATTGCAGGTGCAGGTATGTTGTGTGCAGTAGTAAACCCTCCTGTATTCAGCATATGTGGATTAGCCGCTGTATCACTACTCTTATTTCACATTCTATTGCTATTCAtcaataaaatactagtaaataCCGGTAAGATTAATCCTTTgtttttatactccatatatatatatatatatattcttgttTGGTTACCGTGTAGCTACTGGATGTGCAGGGCCTAATGAAGGAAGTGAGGCGTTCTATTATGGATTACCATTCAGTATGCTATATCAAATAGCACCCCATATAGTAGGTGGACGTAAGATTAAGAAGCCTTGCCCTCTGTATTTTTactcacacatacacatagtAAATATGTATACAGCTGTTGTTTAATTTGCTTACCAATACCATCTACTTGCAGCTAGACTTGCTTATGACTCGCCATTGAACCTACTGCTCGCTGAAATAGCAGTTGCCATCTGTAAGCTCTTACTTTATGCTCTGCTCACTACTTACTATTTCACTTCCTTAACTCACCAAATATTCCTTACCCATACACTTTGAAAACTCTACAAAATCACTAATTTTCCATTATGGACCTACtgtctatttattttattttattttatttttacaaataacAATGATAACACAATGTGATACTCCCTTATTCTCTGATTAGGCTCGACACAATTTGTAAACATTAGTGAGTAGAAAAAGTGAAACGATGTTATacttttatactcccttcgtcccataaaaatagaaatatttagtttttaatACTCCCTATATAATTAGTAGAGTACGAGAAATAGAAAGTAGTAAAAGTTATTGGAGTATGTTAGAGAAGACAAAGTTGCGAAAAATAGAAGTTAACTATTTTTATTGACTGACCAAAATATTGAGAGGAAGCTTATAATATGCATTTGATGATTTCATGACAGACTTGATCGTCTTGCTATTGAGGATTATCATTTTTCCTTTCGTGTTGTGGCTTTTGATCTACAAATTCCGAAGGAGACATTTGTCCGAATATAACACAATAGAATCCTTCCTCCAGAGTGATAATAAACTCTCACCAATCAGATATTCATATTCAGAAATAAAGAGAATGACAAGGGGTTTTCAAGAAAAACTAGGTGAAGGAGGCTATGGTTGTGTTTACAAAGGAAAGCTTCGAAGTGGACATCATGTAGCAGTCAAAATGCTTGGAAAATCAGGAGGAAATGGGCAAGACTTTATTAATGAAATATCTACTATTGGAAGGGTACATCACGTCAATGTGGTGCAACTTATTGGATATTGTGCACAAGGCTCCAAGCGTGGCCTCGTCTTTGATTTCATGCCCAATGGTTCTCTTGAAAAGTACCTTTTCAATCGAGAAATGATGAATTACTTAAAATGGAATACAAAGTTTGATATTGCCATTGGAATAGCTCAAGGAATTGAATATTTGCATCGAGGGTGTGATATccaaattcttcattttgacATCAAGCCTCACAACATACTCCTCGACCGGAACTTCGTCCCCAAAATATCTGATTTCGGGCTAGCCAAGTTATACTCCTCAGAGAAGAAGGTAGTTACGTTAACAGCCGCTAGAGGAACCATAGGATATGTTGCTCCTGAACTCATCAACCGAGGTATAGGCGGAGTCTCTTCCAAGGCGGATGTGTATAGTTTCGGAATGCTGCTGATGGAAATGGTCGGCTTAAACAGAGTGATGAAGGAAAACAAAGATGATTCTACAAAATATTTCCCAAATTGGATATATGACCACATTAAGCAAGGTAGAGAGATTGAAATTGAGAAGGCAGAGGAAAACAATTGTAGGGATGAGAATGTGAGTGTTCGGAAGATGACAATAGTTGCATTATGGTGCATACAAATGAATCCAGATGATCGTCCATCAATGAATCAAGTGTTGCAAATGTTAGAAGGCGATGTTGACCGCTTGCAGATTCCAGAGGTTCCATCATTACAATCAACCCAAATTGCAGGAAATGAGGAAGAGAGTTGGCTTACAGATGCAACTGATTCTGTGTCATTGCTCCATCATAACAATGACAGCAACTTTGAGATTACTATTGCATGAAGTGAACCTCTACTTCCCAGTCTTCCTTTCTTCACCCATCTCTTCTTCTACATGTATTAGTTCTGTATTATAGTTGTGTTTTTGAATCCTTACAAACAGATGTAATCAATAAATCAGTTCTCTTGAGCAAGAATCATGCATCAAAATCTAGATAGTGAATTAGGCAAGTACATCAACTTCTGCAGCATTATGCCAACAAGTCCAGCAACAAAGATAAATGAGAGAGATCAAATTTTATTCATTCTCAGAAATAAAAAGTTTCTGGCTTCATCAATGGAAGCATTTGCAGCATATACAGCCAACTTCTTTACCTGTAACTAGATAGAAGCTTATTGATAAAGCATAAATTCTTGAAGTAGTAGTTGCTTCTTAAACTCATATCATAAAATGTCAAGTTATATTAACTCCAAAAAGTTAAGCACTTTCACCACAGCTGGAGTGACAGAAAAAGAGAGCAGAAGAtgcaaaaaatatgaaaaataatttaaaaaacatCAGTAGAAATAATTTCAACATGACCAAAACCAGTTTAGCACAAATTCATAATCATCTGAacaaagaagaataattcaatGATATAAATTTAACCATTTTAAATCGAATAAAGCCAAGTTcaacaattttaatttgtaagTTTATCTTCAACCGTAATACATTAAGAAGGCCTCAATAATAATGGTGAGTATCAAAAGTAGTGTTTTTGATTCCTAGTAATCagatgtaataaataaataatttctcTTAAGGCACCCCATCAAGAAGTTTGTAGCAAGATTTAATAGACCTCCTCTAGAAACCACAGCAAAGATATAGGAAACACAAACAAATTGACTTAGCCTGTCTAAATTTCTATGCAATTGTCGTGATTGAATTATTTTGTCCAAGATGCTccttaattatgtaaattaaagtaatattcaAAACTTGATTTTTATTTGGAAGACTAGACTAATCAATATATCCGACATGTGGTGTGTTCAACATCAAAAAATGGTCTGTTGTCGTGGGCTCACAATAAACCACTCAACAACACTAGTCTTTCTTGGCGTCTACTATATCTCCTCCAACTACATATATGTATACTGGCGTTGGTGAAGTTGCAAAATCAGTTGTTGTCTTGTTTTGTTAAACATACATTGATTAGTTCCATTAGGCCATGATATCAAGTGATCAAAACCTCATCACTTCATCTCTCTTCTTAATTCTATATCTCTCACTCCATAGTTTGTTTGAATCTTGTGATGCCAAATGCACTCCTTCTTCGTGCGGCATCATTCCCGACATCAGCTCCCCTTTCCGCCTCAAGGGCAACCCCAAAAAGTGCGGTGACGCAAGACATGAATTAGCATGTGAAAATAATGTGGCCTCCATCTCCCTCAATTCTCACAGATACTATGTCAAATCAATCAACTACAGTGGCTACAGAGACGAGCCCACCATCAGGGTGGTTGATGCTTCCATAAACAAAGACGACATCTGCTCGTTTCCCACCTTTTCTATATATGCCTATAGCTTCATCCATGATCGTCCTAATCCTATTCCCTACCTGGAAAATGATGACTCCTTACCTATTAACTTTTTAAGCTGCCCAAATCCGTTGAGGAATTCATCCCTTTTTACTGATGTCACCACTCATTGTGTCTCTAACTCATCCCATCATCACAGATATGCTTATATCAAAGTCGGCCGCATGAATGCCTCAGAGGTTCCATACACTTGTGGGGTAGACCTCACAGCGATGACATCCTGGTATAATTTCAAGGATTTGAACAATGTTTCGCTTTCAGAAATCCATGAGTCCCTCTTGTATGGATATG
This portion of the Salvia splendens isolate huo1 chromosome 10, SspV2, whole genome shotgun sequence genome encodes:
- the LOC121753305 gene encoding rust resistance kinase Lr10-like isoform X2, whose translation is MRAMISSDQSLITSSLLMIILSLHCLFESCDSICSSPSSCGIIPSISSPFRLKGDPKTCGDPIFELSCENNVTSISLNSHKYYVKAINYDNSIMRLVDASINNNDICSFPTYASSAYDFTFDNPNRLPYLFPINPLPINFISCPNPLTNSSIFTDITTPCASNSSQHHRYAYIKVGNMMTSEIPYTCRLDSIAMTSWHKFKNVSLSEIHESLLYGFELTVCPRCGTSGVSLFRGMLCAVVNPPVFSICGLAAVSLLLFHILLLFINKILVNTGPNEGSEAFYYGLPFSMLYQIAPHIVGGPRLAYDSPLNLLLAEIAVAIYLIVLLLRIIIFPFVLWLLIYKFRRRHLSEYNTIESFLQSDNKLSPIRYSYSEIKRMTRGFQEKLGEGGYGCVYKGKLRSGHHVAVKMLGKSGGNGQDFINEISTIGRVHHVNVVQLIGYCAQGSKRGLVFDFMPNGSLEKYLFNREMMNYLKWNTKFDIAIGIAQGIEYLHRGCDIQILHFDIKPHNILLDRNFVPKISDFGLAKLYSSEKKVVTLTAARGTIGYVAPELINRGIGGVSSKADVYSFGMLLMEMVGLNRVMKENKDDSTKYFPNWIYDHIKQGREIEIEKAEENNCRDENVSVRKMTIVALWCIQMNPDDRPSMNQVLQMLEGDVDRLQIPEVPSLQSTQIAGNEEESWLTDATDSVSLLHHNNDSNFEITIA
- the LOC121753305 gene encoding LEAF RUST 10 DISEASE-RESISTANCE LOCUS RECEPTOR-LIKE PROTEIN KINASE-like 2.7 isoform X1, with the protein product MRAMISSDQSLITSSLLMIILSLHCLFESCDSICSSPSSCGIIPSISSPFRLKGDPKTCGDPIFELSCENNVTSISLNSHKYYVKAINYDNSIMRLVDASINNNDICSFPTYASSAYDFTFDNPNRLPYLFPINPLPINFISCPNPLTNSSIFTDITTPCASNSSQHHRYAYIKVGNMMTSEIPYTCRLDSIAMTSWHKFKNVSLSEIHESLLYGFELTVCPRCGTSGVSLFRGLLPMLVVILSCAGMLCAVVNPPVFSICGLAAVSLLLFHILLLFINKILVNTGPNEGSEAFYYGLPFSMLYQIAPHIVGGPRLAYDSPLNLLLAEIAVAIYLIVLLLRIIIFPFVLWLLIYKFRRRHLSEYNTIESFLQSDNKLSPIRYSYSEIKRMTRGFQEKLGEGGYGCVYKGKLRSGHHVAVKMLGKSGGNGQDFINEISTIGRVHHVNVVQLIGYCAQGSKRGLVFDFMPNGSLEKYLFNREMMNYLKWNTKFDIAIGIAQGIEYLHRGCDIQILHFDIKPHNILLDRNFVPKISDFGLAKLYSSEKKVVTLTAARGTIGYVAPELINRGIGGVSSKADVYSFGMLLMEMVGLNRVMKENKDDSTKYFPNWIYDHIKQGREIEIEKAEENNCRDENVSVRKMTIVALWCIQMNPDDRPSMNQVLQMLEGDVDRLQIPEVPSLQSTQIAGNEEESWLTDATDSVSLLHHNNDSNFEITIA